The Macaca fascicularis isolate 582-1 chromosome 1, T2T-MFA8v1.1 genome includes a window with the following:
- the FIRRM gene encoding FIGNL1-interacting regulator of recombination and mitosis isoform X6, producing the protein MDKLPSQPKEVQTLWCTDSQASETTTRISLLKAIFYSFEQCSGELSLPVHLQGLKSKGKAEVAVTLYQHVCVHLCTFITSFHPSLFAELDAALLNAVLSANMITSLLAMDAWCFLARYGTAELCAYHVTIVAHLIKSCPGECYQLINLSILLKRLFFFMAPPHQLEFIHKFSPKEAENLPLWQHISFQALPAELRKQTVHEVSMVGTAECRKWLSSSHTLGELESLNTVLSALLTICNSAGEALDTGKQTAIMEVVSQLWAFLNIKQVADQPYVQQTFSLLLPLLGFFIQTLDPKLIVQVITWQTSLLKLEPPDYVRLAMLDFVSSLGKLFIPEAIQDRILPNLSCIFALLLADRSWLLEQHTLEAFTQFAEGTNHEEIVPQCLSSEEIKNKVVSFLEKTGFVDETEAAKVERVKQEKGIFWKLFANVNVEEAKRSSLQPYAKRARQEFPWEEEYRSALHTIAGALEATESLLQKGPAPAWFLMEMEALQERMDKLKRYIHTLG; encoded by the exons ATGGATAAGCTGCCATCTCAGCCTAAGGAAGTGCAAACTCTGTGGTGCACAGACAGCCAGGCCTCAGAAACTACAACCAG GATATCTCTACTCAAAGCCATTTTCTACAGTTTTGAGCAGTGTTCTGGTGAACTCTCTCTACCTGTTCATTTACAGGGATTAAAGAGTAAGGGGAAAGCTGAGGTGGCTGTCACATTGTATCAGCATGTTTGTGTTCATCTGTGTACATTTATTACTTCCTTTCATCCCTCACTGTTTGCTGAACTG GATGCTGCTCTGCTGAATGCTGTACTTAGTGCTAATATGATCACCTCTTTGTTAGCTATGGATGCATGGTGCTTCCTTGCTCG ATATGGGACTGCTGAACTCTGTGCATACCATGTCACCATAGTGGCTCATCTG ATAAAATCATGCCCTGGAGAATGTTATCAACTCATCAACCTATCAATACTGTTGAAGCGTCTCTTTTTCTTCATGGCCCCACCCCATCAG CTGGAGTTTATCCATAaattttccccaaaagaagcagaaaatctgCCTCTGTGGCAGCATATTTCCTTCCAGGCGTTACCTGCTGAGCTTAGGAAACAAACTGTCCATGAGGTCTCCATGGTAGGCACAGCAGAATGCAGGAAATGGCTGAGCAGCAGTCATACTTTGGGAGAACTAGAATCTCTG AACACAGTACTGTCTGCTTTGCTTACAATATGTAATTCTGCTGGTGAAGCTTTGGATACAGGAAAACAAACTGCAATTATGGAAGTTGTGAGTCAGCTTTGggcttttttaaacattaaacag GTAGCAGATCAACCTTACGTTCAGCAGACATTCAGCCTTTTACTTCCACTGTTGGGATTTTTCATTCAAACTCTAGATCCTAAACTGATAGTTCAG GTAATAACTTGGCAGACCTCACTACTTAAATTAGAGCCTCCTGACTATGTTCGTCTGGCAATGCTGGATTTTGTATCTTCTCTAGGAAAACTTTTTATACCTGAAGCTATCCAG GACAGAATTCTGCCCAACCTGTCCTGTATTTTTGCCTTACTGCTAGCTGACAGGAGTTGGCTGCTAGAACAACATACCTTGGAGGCGTTTACTCAGTTTGCTGAG GGAACAAATCACGAAGAGATAGTTCCACAGTGTCTCAGTTCTGAAGAAATTAAGAACAAAGTTGTATCCTTTCTGGAGAAG ACTGGGTTTGTAGATGAAACTGAAGCTGCCAAAGTGGAACGTGTGAAACAGGAAAAAGGTATTTTCTGGAAACTCTTTGCTAATGTGAATGTAGAAGAAGCAAAGAGGTCATCTTTACAG CCTTATGCAAAAAGAGCTCGTCAAGAGTTCCCCTGGGAAGAAGAGTACAGGTCAGCGCTGCACACAATAGCAGGGGCCTTGGAAGCAACTGAGTCACTACTCCAAAAGGGTCCTGCTCCGGCCTGGTTTTTAATGGAAATGGAGGCGCTCCAAGAAAGGATGGATAAGCTAAAACGTTATATACATACTTTAGGGTGA